A portion of the Polyangia bacterium genome contains these proteins:
- a CDS encoding EAL domain-containing protein has product MASNRVAEAAEAGDLSVQTVIRGHVLVVDDDPLATRAYARQLAAAGYDVAVANHSRAAERLMQNEAFDVIVSDVALPEIDGLMLLASVRERDEDLPVILLTNAPALESAVRALDYGAFRYLVKPVATKVLEDTVGLAARAHGVSRARRQALAVSQANQRAGVDRVGLDKRFASALQSMWVAQQPIVSWSQRRIFAHEALVRNDEATLRNPLDLFDAAERLGRLNELGRAIRVEIARALQTTPPPGHMFVNLHPADLADGALYEESAPLRRFADQVVFEITERATLDSIPDLPARMARLRTLGYRIALDDLGAGYSGLSSFTQLEPDVVKVDMSLIRGIEGSAMKQRLVGSVVSLCSELGILIIGEGIETAGERDALVGLGGDLCQGYLFARPGRGYPEAVY; this is encoded by the coding sequence ATGGCTTCGAACCGCGTCGCGGAGGCTGCCGAGGCTGGTGATCTGAGCGTTCAGACCGTCATTCGCGGGCATGTGCTGGTCGTCGACGACGATCCGCTGGCCACCCGGGCGTACGCGCGGCAGCTCGCCGCCGCCGGCTACGACGTGGCGGTGGCCAACCACAGCCGCGCCGCCGAGCGCCTGATGCAGAACGAAGCCTTCGACGTCATCGTCAGCGACGTGGCTTTGCCCGAGATCGACGGCCTGATGCTGCTGGCGTCGGTGCGCGAGCGCGACGAGGATCTGCCGGTGATCTTGCTGACCAACGCCCCGGCGCTGGAGAGCGCGGTGCGGGCACTGGACTACGGCGCCTTTCGCTATCTGGTGAAGCCCGTCGCCACCAAGGTTCTGGAAGACACCGTCGGCCTGGCCGCGCGCGCCCACGGCGTGTCGCGCGCGCGCCGGCAGGCGCTGGCCGTCAGCCAGGCCAACCAGCGCGCCGGCGTCGATCGCGTCGGTCTGGACAAACGGTTCGCCAGCGCGCTGCAATCGATGTGGGTCGCGCAGCAGCCGATTGTCTCCTGGTCGCAGCGGCGCATCTTCGCCCACGAAGCGCTGGTGCGAAACGACGAGGCCACCCTGCGCAATCCGCTGGATCTCTTCGACGCCGCCGAACGCCTGGGCCGCCTGAATGAACTCGGCCGCGCCATCCGGGTCGAGATCGCCCGCGCGCTGCAGACCACCCCACCGCCCGGCCACATGTTCGTCAACCTGCACCCGGCCGATCTGGCCGACGGCGCGCTGTACGAAGAGTCGGCTCCGCTGCGCCGGTTCGCCGATCAAGTCGTCTTCGAGATCACCGAGCGCGCCACCCTGGATTCGATCCCCGATCTGCCGGCGCGCATGGCCCGCCTGCGCACCCTGGGCTATCGCATCGCCCTCGACGATCTGGGCGCGGGCTATTCGGGCCTCTCCAGCTTCACGCAGCTCGAACCCGACGTGGTCAAGGTGGACATGTCCTTGATCCGCGGCATCGAAGGCTCGGCCATGAAGCAACGCCTGGTCGGCTCGGTGGTGTCGCTGTGCTCGGAGCTAGGCATCCTGATCATCGGCGAGGGCATCGAGACCGCTGGCGAACGCGACGCTCTGGTGGGCCTCGGCGGCGATCTCTGCCAGGGATATTTGTTCGCCCGCCCCGGGCGCGGTTATCCCGAAGCGGTTTACTGA
- a CDS encoding alpha/beta family hydrolase yields the protein MANTVTPPFFLFAPGAGAPSSSAWMQSWRRRLSTLGEVQTLDYPYMQEGRRRPDPPAVLIATHTAALDEVRRRAPSTIVLIGKSMGSRMGCHVAAGRPPDTDSARLRLVCLGYPLRSAGSGALRDQVLLQLGTPILFVQGTRDPLCPLADLADVRSKMTAPNQLYVIEGGDHSLAVSAQERKRAGLTQNDSDAHVLEVIRRFVISGTL from the coding sequence GTGGCCAACACGGTGACGCCGCCCTTCTTCCTGTTCGCCCCCGGCGCGGGCGCGCCGTCTTCGTCGGCGTGGATGCAATCCTGGCGGCGCCGGCTGTCCACTTTGGGCGAGGTGCAGACCCTGGACTATCCGTACATGCAGGAGGGCCGGCGACGGCCCGATCCGCCCGCCGTCTTGATCGCCACCCACACGGCGGCGCTGGACGAAGTGCGCCGCCGCGCCCCCAGCACCATCGTCCTCATCGGCAAGTCCATGGGGTCGCGGATGGGCTGCCACGTGGCCGCCGGCCGCCCGCCGGACACCGATTCGGCGCGCCTGCGCCTGGTGTGTCTGGGCTACCCGTTGCGGTCGGCGGGCAGCGGCGCCCTGCGCGACCAGGTCTTGCTGCAGCTTGGGACCCCCATTTTGTTCGTGCAGGGAACTCGCGATCCGCTCTGCCCGCTGGCTGACCTGGCGGACGTGCGGTCCAAGATGACGGCCCCCAACCAGCTATACGTGATCGAGGGCGGCGATCACTCGCTGGCGGTGTCGGCTCAGGAGCGCAAGCGCGCCGGCCTCACCCAAAATGACAGCGACGCTCACGTGCTGGAGGTGATCCGCCGATTCGTCATCAGTGGGACGCTGTAG
- a CDS encoding HDOD domain-containing protein, whose product MSLIGTVVRDYRIVTELGGGGMGTVYFAEHTVIGRRAAIKVLNPDVSANTDIVARFFTEAKAVNAIRHPNIVDITDFGHVGKIYFIVMEMLEGETLGARLESERPLSPKTTVRILSQVASAVGSVHERGVVHRDLKPENIFLTNHPDYPDFVKVLDFGVVKLMGVPPVAAHRTQAGTAIGTPAYMSPEQCLGLTSLDHRSDIYSLGVMAYEMLTGVAPFVGDALEQMMGHTRGALVPPKDHNPALPDALNAALVRALEKKPDDRFASLREFRSALEAAVAPPRSATVPSMKVVAPPLPEPVAAAAPAEPRKKPRRRGEPLPMPDDPVEVARIERVQTKKVGGKLRQIIAQRIATNRLTVPAMPVVALRCLEIMRDPNAEFVEIAATIEKDPLIASRLLRIVNSPAYGSREAISSVKRAVARLGLQPLKLLLIEMSAREVFMSRNPRIRDSFRGIWEHCLAVGMLARDIASTLHSGVDGEMAYLGGLFHDVGKPVTGALLLEAERSLIDDLDEPFMSDSLWMKVVDSSHRDVGAALAESWHLSPTVAETIADLTSYDEEAGPSSCRNVVRYANALTKREGLYVGEVEVDAVLGVIADGRTLLGIDEPAEQRLIGGLRERVETVTTAAAEPVAGTLSVQPMDSAAARRR is encoded by the coding sequence GTGTCGTTGATCGGCACTGTCGTCCGCGACTACCGCATCGTCACCGAGTTGGGTGGCGGCGGAATGGGCACCGTCTACTTCGCCGAGCACACGGTAATCGGCCGGCGCGCCGCCATCAAGGTGTTGAACCCCGACGTCTCGGCCAACACCGACATCGTGGCGCGGTTCTTCACGGAAGCGAAAGCGGTGAACGCCATCCGCCACCCGAACATCGTCGACATCACCGACTTCGGCCACGTCGGCAAGATCTACTTCATCGTCATGGAGATGCTGGAAGGCGAGACGCTTGGCGCGCGCCTCGAATCCGAAAGGCCGCTGTCGCCGAAGACCACCGTGCGCATCCTGTCGCAGGTGGCGTCCGCCGTCGGGTCGGTGCACGAGCGGGGGGTGGTTCACCGCGATCTGAAACCAGAGAACATCTTTCTCACCAATCACCCGGACTATCCCGACTTCGTCAAGGTGCTGGACTTCGGCGTGGTCAAGTTGATGGGCGTGCCGCCGGTGGCGGCGCACCGGACCCAAGCCGGCACCGCCATCGGCACGCCCGCGTACATGTCGCCCGAGCAATGCCTGGGCCTGACGTCGCTGGATCATCGCAGCGACATCTACTCGCTGGGCGTGATGGCGTACGAGATGCTGACCGGGGTGGCGCCGTTCGTCGGCGATGCGCTGGAACAGATGATGGGCCACACGCGCGGCGCGCTGGTGCCGCCCAAGGATCACAACCCCGCGTTGCCCGACGCGCTGAACGCCGCCCTGGTGCGCGCCCTCGAGAAAAAGCCCGACGATCGGTTCGCCAGCCTGCGCGAATTTCGCAGCGCCCTCGAGGCGGCGGTCGCTCCACCCCGCTCGGCCACCGTGCCCTCGATGAAAGTGGTGGCGCCGCCGCTTCCAGAGCCAGTCGCCGCGGCCGCCCCCGCCGAGCCACGCAAAAAGCCGCGACGGCGGGGCGAACCGCTGCCGATGCCCGACGATCCGGTCGAGGTGGCGCGCATCGAGCGCGTACAGACCAAAAAGGTGGGCGGCAAGCTGCGCCAGATCATCGCTCAGCGCATCGCCACCAACCGTTTGACGGTGCCGGCCATGCCGGTGGTGGCCCTGCGCTGCCTGGAGATCATGCGCGACCCGAACGCCGAGTTCGTCGAGATCGCCGCCACCATCGAGAAGGATCCGCTGATCGCCTCGCGCCTTCTACGCATCGTCAACAGCCCGGCGTACGGATCGCGCGAAGCGATCAGCAGCGTCAAGCGCGCGGTGGCGCGCCTGGGCTTGCAGCCGCTCAAGCTGCTGCTCATCGAGATGTCGGCGCGCGAGGTGTTCATGTCGCGCAACCCGCGCATCCGCGATTCGTTCCGCGGCATCTGGGAGCATTGCCTGGCGGTGGGAATGCTGGCGCGCGACATCGCGTCCACTTTGCACAGCGGCGTCGACGGCGAGATGGCCTACCTGGGCGGCCTGTTTCACGACGTGGGCAAGCCGGTCACCGGCGCGCTGCTGCTGGAGGCGGAGCGCAGCCTGATCGACGATCTCGACGAACCATTCATGAGCGACAGCTTGTGGATGAAGGTGGTGGACAGCTCGCACCGGGACGTGGGCGCCGCGCTGGCCGAGAGCTGGCACCTGTCGCCCACGGTGGCCGAGACCATCGCCGATCTGACCAGCTATGACGAAGAGGCGGGCCCGTCGTCGTGTCGAAACGTGGTTCGCTACGCCAACGCGTTGACCAAGCGCGAGGGGCTTTACGTCGGCGAGGTCGAGGTGGACGCCGTGCTGGGCGTGATCGCGGACGGACGCACCCTGCTCGGCATCGACGAGCCGGCGGAGCAGCGGCTCATCGGCGGCCTGCGCGAACGGGTCGAGACGGTGACCACGGCGGCGGCCGAACCGGTGGCGGGGACGCTGAGCGTGCAGCCTATGGACTCGGCGGCGGCGCGCCGGCGCTAG
- a CDS encoding argininosuccinate synthase, with the protein MKIVLAYSGGLDTSVAIVWLKEKYNAEIVGFCSDVGQGEDLEAARKKALRTGAVSCHVMDQRDEFVQDYVFPAVRAGAVYQGEYFLGTALARPCIAKGMMEVAAREGATAISHGSTGKGNDQVRFELGAYWFNPGIKIIAPWREWEFKSRSELIAFAQAKNIPVEATSAKPYSIDRNLLHTSYEGGILEDPNAEPPPQMFQRTADPTQAPDKPREVSIGFERGTPVSVDGQTLGPAALLTELNAIAGENGVGRADVVEDRYVGMKSRGVYETPGGTLLHKAHRAVASLTMDREAMRLRDSLATEYAGLVYRGFWFSPEREALQKLVDAVNEPVTGAARLRLYKGSATLIGRTAPRSLYRMDIVTFEDDRGAYDQRDAGGFIRLNALRLRTTATARKG; encoded by the coding sequence ATGAAGATCGTTCTCGCGTATTCCGGTGGCCTGGACACGTCGGTGGCCATTGTTTGGTTGAAAGAGAAGTACAACGCCGAGATCGTCGGCTTCTGCTCGGACGTCGGCCAGGGCGAAGACCTGGAAGCAGCCCGCAAAAAAGCGCTGCGCACCGGGGCCGTCTCGTGTCACGTGATGGATCAGCGCGACGAGTTCGTGCAGGACTATGTCTTTCCGGCCGTGCGCGCCGGCGCCGTCTATCAAGGCGAATATTTCCTCGGCACCGCGCTGGCCCGACCGTGCATCGCCAAGGGCATGATGGAGGTCGCCGCCCGCGAAGGTGCGACCGCCATCTCGCACGGCTCCACCGGCAAGGGCAACGACCAGGTGCGGTTCGAGCTGGGCGCGTACTGGTTCAACCCGGGGATCAAGATCATCGCCCCCTGGCGCGAGTGGGAGTTCAAGTCGCGCTCCGAGCTGATCGCCTTCGCCCAGGCCAAGAACATCCCCGTCGAGGCGACGTCGGCCAAGCCGTATTCGATCGATCGCAACCTGCTGCACACCAGCTACGAAGGCGGCATTCTCGAAGATCCCAACGCCGAGCCGCCGCCCCAGATGTTCCAGCGCACCGCTGATCCCACCCAGGCGCCCGACAAACCGCGCGAGGTGTCCATCGGCTTTGAACGCGGCACGCCCGTCTCGGTCGATGGCCAGACCCTGGGCCCGGCCGCGCTGCTGACCGAGCTGAACGCCATCGCCGGCGAAAACGGCGTCGGCCGCGCCGACGTGGTCGAGGATCGCTACGTGGGCATGAAGAGCCGCGGCGTGTACGAAACACCGGGCGGCACGCTGCTGCACAAGGCCCATCGCGCGGTGGCCTCGCTGACCATGGACCGCGAAGCCATGCGCCTGCGCGACAGCCTGGCGACGGAGTACGCGGGCCTGGTGTACCGCGGCTTCTGGTTCTCCCCCGAGCGCGAGGCGCTGCAAAAGCTGGTCGACGCGGTCAACGAGCCGGTGACCGGCGCCGCGCGCCTGCGGCTATACAAGGGCAGCGCGACGCTGATCGGCCGCACCGCGCCGCGGTCGCTGTACCGCATGGACATCGTGACCTTCGAGGATGACCGGGGCGCCTACGACCAGCGCGACGCCGGCGGGTTCATCCGCCTGAACGCCCTGCGCCTGCGCACCACCGCCACCGCGCGCAAAGGCTAG
- the asnB gene encoding asparagine synthase (glutamine-hydrolyzing), which produces MCGIAGALATSRDARPRPGLVERFAAAMVHRGPDGAGFHHDGPLALAHRRLAIIDLSDAGRQPMTNEDGQIAIVVNGEIYNHVELRADLERKGHRFRSASDSEVVAHLYEEVGARVPEFLRGMFAFALWDARAGKVLLARDRFGEKPLYYAFRADAFVFASELGALLADEGTKATVSLAALDEYLALQYVPSPRTIFDEIHKLPAGHTLEVSIGQRAEPRRYYNISFAPVLKDIDEEEAAHRVRATVEEAVTMRLMSDVPLGAFLSGGIDSSIVVACMARASSQPVKTFSVGFSAGGEVTGELPYARLIAERYHTDHHELVVDPDMISLLPSIVRHHGEPFGDTSVVPTRYLCEMTRRHVTVALSGDAGDETFGGYARYVWADTAARLLRLPRPLLGLVIGALGWAPGGPARWLREYGAHLSTDEAARFLRFVCHFSAAEKSALYTPELRARFASDATAADFAARLRTSEAPDTVSRFSELDLGTYLPDDILTKVDTASMTHSLEARAPFCDHHVAELGASLPGRLKVRNGKGKYILKKAFAELIPDEILHRKKKGFSLPIAGWFRGKLFGFAHELLLSDTARARGLFDPAAVAALLDRHRAGEDHGERLWNLVVLETWHRELVDGRPAFMREIADRAETPPRSAA; this is translated from the coding sequence ATGTGCGGGATCGCCGGCGCGCTGGCCACGTCGCGCGACGCCCGACCGCGACCGGGCCTGGTCGAGCGGTTCGCGGCGGCCATGGTTCACCGGGGGCCGGACGGCGCCGGGTTTCACCACGACGGGCCGCTGGCCCTGGCGCACCGGCGGCTGGCGATCATCGATCTGTCGGACGCCGGCCGCCAGCCGATGACCAACGAAGACGGTCAGATCGCCATCGTGGTCAACGGCGAGATCTATAACCACGTCGAGCTGCGCGCGGATCTGGAGCGCAAGGGCCACCGCTTTCGCAGCGCCAGCGATTCGGAGGTGGTGGCGCATCTATATGAAGAGGTCGGGGCCCGCGTGCCGGAGTTTCTGCGCGGGATGTTCGCCTTTGCGCTGTGGGACGCGCGCGCCGGCAAGGTGCTGCTGGCCCGTGATCGTTTCGGCGAAAAGCCGCTTTACTACGCGTTTCGTGCCGACGCTTTCGTCTTCGCCTCCGAGCTGGGGGCGCTTTTGGCCGACGAAGGGACCAAGGCGACGGTCTCGCTGGCGGCGCTGGATGAATACCTGGCGCTGCAGTACGTGCCGAGCCCCCGCACCATCTTCGACGAGATCCACAAGCTGCCGGCCGGTCACACGCTGGAGGTGAGCATCGGCCAGCGCGCGGAGCCGCGACGGTACTACAACATCAGCTTCGCACCCGTGCTGAAAGACATCGACGAAGAAGAAGCCGCCCACCGCGTGCGCGCCACCGTCGAGGAGGCCGTGACGATGCGCCTGATGTCCGACGTGCCGCTGGGCGCGTTCCTGTCGGGCGGGATCGATTCGTCGATCGTGGTGGCGTGCATGGCGCGCGCCTCCAGCCAGCCGGTGAAGACGTTTTCGGTGGGGTTTTCCGCCGGTGGGGAGGTGACAGGCGAGCTGCCCTACGCGCGTTTGATCGCCGAGCGCTACCACACCGATCACCACGAGCTGGTCGTCGATCCCGACATGATCAGCCTTTTGCCCAGCATCGTGCGCCACCACGGCGAGCCGTTCGGTGACACGTCGGTGGTGCCGACGCGCTATCTGTGCGAGATGACCCGCCGCCACGTCACGGTGGCGTTGTCAGGCGACGCCGGCGACGAGACCTTCGGCGGTTACGCGCGCTATGTCTGGGCCGACACGGCCGCCCGGCTGTTGCGTTTGCCGCGGCCGCTCTTGGGGCTGGTGATAGGCGCGCTCGGCTGGGCGCCGGGCGGGCCGGCGCGCTGGCTGCGCGAGTACGGTGCGCACCTGTCCACCGACGAAGCGGCGCGTTTTCTGCGCTTCGTCTGTCATTTCTCCGCCGCCGAGAAGTCCGCCCTTTACACCCCTGAATTGCGCGCGCGCTTCGCCAGCGACGCCACCGCCGCTGACTTCGCCGCCCGCCTGCGGACGAGCGAAGCGCCGGACACTGTCAGCCGTTTCTCCGAGCTGGATCTCGGGACCTATCTGCCCGACGACATCCTGACCAAGGTCGACACCGCCAGCATGACCCACAGCCTGGAAGCCCGCGCGCCGTTCTGCGACCACCACGTCGCTGAGCTGGGCGCGTCCTTGCCTGGCCGCCTCAAGGTGCGAAACGGCAAGGGCAAATACATTCTGAAAAAAGCCTTCGCCGAGCTCATCCCGGACGAGATCCTGCACCGAAAGAAAAAAGGGTTCTCGCTGCCCATCGCGGGCTGGTTTCGCGGCAAGCTGTTCGGGTTCGCCCACGAGCTTTTGTTGTCGGACACCGCGCGGGCTCGCGGCCTGTTCGATCCCGCCGCCGTCGCCGCGCTGCTGGACCGCCACCGCGCCGGCGAAGATCACGGCGAGCGATTGTGGAACCTGGTGGTGCTGGAGACCTGGCACCGCGAGCTGGTCGACGGCCGCCCCGCCTTCATGCGCGAGATCGCCGACCGGGCCGAGACGCCGCCCCGAAGCGCGGCGTGA
- a CDS encoding aspartate aminotransferase family protein: MSVQDEMVQAAQRLLMNNYRQAPVVFNRGEGCLLWDLAGRRYLDMTAGIAVCVMGHGDPGLADVIAAQARQLIHASNLYYLENQIRFADALSRRAFRGRVFFCNSGTEANEAALKLARRYQIVTQKRPERVELVAFENGFHGRTMGALSVTGQSKYRDGFGPLVTPVKFLPYGDIAAARAGITSTSTCAVILEPIQAEGGILLPPPGYLQELRRHCTETGTVMIFDEVQTGSGRTGTFYAFEKEGVTPDVVTLAKGLAGGVPIGAMLASEEVARGFEPGSHAATFGGNPLATAGALYIQQAIDRENLLERCRDVGSHLGSALLRLSERRRPRTRGARGRGLLQGLVLDGDAAPVVAKAREAGLLVSVAGGNVIRFAPALVVSKAQVDEAIAILDDVLGQNR; encoded by the coding sequence ATGTCCGTGCAAGACGAAATGGTGCAGGCGGCGCAGCGCCTCTTGATGAACAACTATCGGCAGGCGCCGGTGGTGTTCAACCGTGGCGAAGGGTGTCTGCTCTGGGACCTGGCCGGCCGCCGTTACCTTGATATGACCGCGGGGATCGCGGTGTGCGTGATGGGCCACGGCGATCCGGGCCTGGCCGACGTGATCGCCGCGCAGGCGCGCCAGTTGATTCACGCTTCGAACCTTTATTACCTGGAGAACCAGATCCGTTTTGCCGACGCGCTGTCGCGGCGGGCGTTCCGGGGGCGGGTGTTCTTTTGCAACAGCGGCACCGAGGCCAACGAGGCCGCGCTGAAGCTGGCCCGCCGCTATCAGATCGTCACGCAAAAACGCCCCGAACGGGTCGAGCTGGTGGCCTTCGAAAACGGTTTTCATGGCCGCACCATGGGCGCGCTGTCGGTGACCGGGCAAAGCAAGTACCGCGACGGTTTTGGGCCGCTGGTGACGCCGGTGAAATTTCTCCCCTACGGCGACATCGCGGCGGCGCGGGCCGGCATCACCTCGACGTCGACGTGCGCGGTGATCCTGGAGCCGATCCAGGCCGAGGGCGGGATCCTTTTGCCGCCGCCCGGTTACTTGCAAGAGCTGCGACGTCACTGCACGGAGACCGGCACCGTGATGATCTTCGACGAGGTGCAGACCGGTTCGGGCCGCACGGGCACGTTCTACGCGTTCGAAAAAGAAGGGGTCACGCCCGACGTCGTCACGCTGGCCAAGGGCCTGGCGGGCGGCGTGCCCATCGGCGCCATGCTGGCCAGTGAAGAGGTCGCGCGCGGGTTCGAACCAGGCTCGCACGCAGCCACCTTCGGCGGCAACCCGCTGGCCACCGCCGGCGCGCTGTACATCCAGCAGGCCATCGACCGCGAGAATCTGCTCGAGCGTTGCCGCGACGTCGGCTCGCACCTGGGTTCGGCGCTGTTGCGGCTGTCCGAGCGGCGGCGGCCACGCACCCGCGGCGCGCGCGGGCGCGGTTTGCTGCAAGGGCTGGTTCTCGACGGTGACGCCGCGCCGGTGGTGGCCAAGGCGCGCGAAGCAGGGTTGCTGGTTTCGGTGGCGGGCGGCAACGTCATCCGGTTTGCCCCGGCGCTGGTGGTTTCGAAGGCGCAGGTCGACGAAGCGATCGCCATCCTGGATGACGTTCTCGGCCAAAATCGGTAA
- a CDS encoding sigma-70 family RNA polymerase sigma factor codes for MRGRVLQFSADAEPDGDRLDIASLYRQHARTVARWAGRLGGHGIDVEDVVQEVFLIAKQRLRRFDGPTQVNAWLFRATEKIVQAARRKQRRRHWLSRSAENPPPGMSAPHPDPGDALQCQRDAACVYRVLDRLNEKQRRVLILFEWEGLSTQEIASLTGVQQTTVRVWLFRARARFLREHAALTGSGDTSREET; via the coding sequence TTGCGCGGCCGCGTTTTACAGTTTTCTGCCGACGCCGAACCGGACGGCGATCGCCTAGACATCGCGTCGCTGTACCGCCAGCACGCACGCACGGTGGCGCGCTGGGCAGGGCGATTGGGCGGCCATGGCATCGACGTCGAGGACGTGGTGCAGGAGGTTTTTTTGATCGCCAAGCAACGCCTGCGGCGATTCGACGGGCCCACCCAGGTGAACGCGTGGTTGTTCCGCGCCACTGAAAAAATCGTCCAGGCCGCGCGGCGCAAGCAGCGACGACGGCACTGGCTGTCGCGCTCGGCCGAGAACCCGCCACCAGGGATGAGCGCCCCCCACCCCGATCCCGGAGATGCCTTGCAATGCCAGCGCGACGCCGCCTGCGTTTACCGCGTGCTGGATCGCCTCAACGAAAAACAGCGGAGGGTGCTGATCTTGTTCGAGTGGGAAGGTCTGTCCACGCAGGAGATCGCCAGCCTGACCGGCGTGCAGCAAACCACCGTACGCGTCTGGCTGTTTCGCGCCCGGGCGCGTTTTCTGCGGGAACACGCCGCCCTAACCGGCAGCGGCGACACTTCCCGGGAGGAGACCTGA
- the coaE gene encoding dephospho-CoA kinase (Dephospho-CoA kinase (CoaE) performs the final step in coenzyme A biosynthesis.), whose product MRRPLKLIGLTGGIGSGKSTVAGLIGARGVPVIDADGLAREVVAPGQPALADIAAAWPQMIAADGTLDRKRLGALVFADPVARHQLEAITHPRIKALAAARIEALAQQGHKLAFYEASLLVESGQYRDYDGLVVVRASVENQLRRARARDGFTEVEAGARIAAQLPLEEKLRFATAVIDNDGDPDATRAQVNALVDQLLR is encoded by the coding sequence GTGCGAAGGCCGTTAAAGCTGATCGGGCTGACCGGCGGAATCGGCTCCGGAAAGTCGACGGTGGCGGGCCTCATCGGCGCGCGCGGCGTGCCGGTGATCGACGCCGACGGCCTGGCGCGCGAGGTGGTGGCGCCCGGCCAACCGGCGTTGGCCGACATCGCCGCCGCCTGGCCCCAGATGATCGCCGCCGACGGCACACTGGACCGCAAGCGCCTGGGCGCGCTGGTGTTCGCCGATCCGGTGGCGCGCCACCAGCTGGAGGCGATCACCCACCCGCGCATCAAGGCCCTGGCCGCCGCGCGCATCGAGGCGCTGGCCCAGCAAGGACACAAGCTGGCGTTCTACGAAGCGTCGCTGCTGGTCGAAAGCGGGCAGTACCGCGACTACGACGGCCTGGTGGTGGTGCGCGCCTCCGTCGAGAACCAGCTTCGCCGCGCCAGGGCCCGTGACGGCTTCACGGAAGTGGAAGCCGGCGCCCGCATCGCCGCCCAGCTGCCGCTGGAAGAAAAGCTGCGTTTCGCCACCGCGGTGATCGACAACGACGGCGATCCGGACGCCACGCGCGCGCAGGTGAACGCGCTGGTGGATCAACTTCTCCGTTGA
- the argF gene encoding ornithine carbamoyltransferase, whose product MSNSSSQIKTVKITAGKDFLSFWDLPDGGLERLLGRAEEFRLLRSLGEPHATRPGRVLGMVFEKASTRTRASFEIAMYELGGHALYLGSQGSQLERGEPIRDTARVLSGYCHAIMIRTFGQARAEELAGYASVPVINGLTDLLHPCQVLADLQTVFQFTHGRTSDSPHATLSMTGDVKRTLQSVRYAWIGDGNNMANSWIEAAGILGLDLALACPKGHEPDETVFARARQTERGRIVVTHDPAEAAAGRHVISTDVFASMGQEGEAEARRATFAGYCIDEALMKGAAPGAIVLHCLPAHRGEEISDDVIEGPQSRVWQQAENRLHAQKALLEALLAPVPR is encoded by the coding sequence ATGAGCAACAGCAGCAGTCAGATCAAGACGGTCAAGATCACCGCCGGCAAGGACTTTCTCAGCTTTTGGGATCTGCCCGACGGTGGCCTCGAGCGCCTGCTGGGGCGCGCGGAGGAATTTCGGCTCCTGCGCTCGCTGGGCGAGCCGCACGCCACCCGTCCCGGCCGCGTGCTGGGCATGGTGTTCGAGAAGGCGTCGACGCGCACGCGCGCCAGCTTCGAGATCGCCATGTACGAGCTGGGCGGTCACGCGCTGTATCTGGGCAGCCAAGGTTCGCAGCTGGAACGGGGCGAGCCGATCCGCGACACCGCCCGCGTCTTGTCGGGCTATTGCCACGCCATCATGATCCGTACTTTCGGCCAGGCGCGCGCCGAAGAGCTGGCCGGGTATGCCAGCGTGCCGGTGATCAACGGCCTCACCGATCTGCTGCACCCCTGCCAGGTGCTGGCCGATCTGCAGACCGTGTTTCAGTTCACCCACGGTCGCACCTCCGATTCGCCCCACGCCACCCTGTCGATGACCGGCGACGTGAAGCGGACGCTGCAGTCGGTCCGTTACGCCTGGATCGGCGACGGCAACAACATGGCCAACTCATGGATCGAGGCGGCCGGGATTCTGGGCCTGGATCTGGCGCTGGCCTGTCCGAAGGGACACGAGCCGGACGAAACCGTGTTTGCGCGCGCCCGCCAGACCGAACGTGGCCGCATCGTCGTCACCCACGATCCCGCGGAAGCGGCCGCCGGCCGGCATGTCATCTCGACCGACGTGTTCGCGTCGATGGGCCAGGAAGGCGAGGCCGAGGCCCGGCGCGCCACCTTCGCCGGCTACTGCATCGATGAGGCGCTGATGAAAGGCGCGGCGCCCGGGGCCATTGTCCTGCACTGCCTGCCCGCCCACCGCGGCGAGGAGATCAGCGACGACGTGATCGAAGGGCCGCAAAGCCGCGTCTGGCAGCAGGCGGAGAATCGCCTGCACGCCCAAAAGGCGCTGCTGGAGGCGTTGCTGGCCCCGGTTCCGCGCTAG